In Rhodanobacter denitrificans, the sequence ACCGAGATCTCGGAGATCTCGCGCTCGCTGAAGGGGCTGGCCAAGGAGCTGAACGTGCCGGTGATTGCCCTGTCGCAGTTGAACCGCTCGCTGGAGCAGCGCGCCGACAAGCGTCCGATGATGTCCGACCTGCGCGAATCCGGCGCGATCGAGCAGGACGCCGACGTGATCATGTTCATCTACCGCGACGAGTACTACAACAAGGAATCGCCCGACAAGGGCGTCGCCGAGATCATCATCGGCAAGCAGCGCAACGGCCCCACAGACACCTGCAAGCTCACCTTCCTCGGCCACTACACCCAGTTCGTGAACTACGCGTCGGATTCGTTCGTCGGCTCGTTCGACTGAGGGCAAGGAAACCGCGCGGCGAAAACGGACAGCTTTTCGCGCCGATACGTCTCGCCGCCTGCGATGATCGCGTGCCAAGCTCGCTTCATCCACGCATCCAGCCGGGAACCCGCATGGCCAAAGCCAAGACCGCCTACGTCTGCACCGATTGCGGCGCCGAACACCCGAAGTGGCAAGGTTCATGTGCCGAGTGCGGCGCCTGGAACACGCTCAGCGAGATCGTGCTGGCGCCGGCCTCGGCGGCGAAGCCGTCGGTGGGCGCGCAGCGCTCCAGCTACGCCGGTGCCGCCGCCGGCGCGCCGCGCATCACGCCACTGACCGCGGTGGCGCTGACCACCGAGGCGCGCACGCTGACCGGCATTGGCGAACTGGACCGCGTGCTGGGGGGCGGCCTGGTCGAGGGTTCGGTGGTGTTGATCGGCGGCGACCCCGGCATTGGCAAGTCCACCCTGCTGCTGCAGATGCTGGGCATGCTGGGCGCGCATCTGTCCAGCGTCTATGTCACTGGCGAGGAATCGCTGGCGCAGGTGGCCGCACGCGCGCAGCGCCTGGGCCTGCCGTTGGAGCCGCTGCAGGCGCTGGCCGAAACCTGCATGGAGCGCATCCTCGAACAGGCCGCGGCGATGCGCCCGCGGGTGCTGGTGATCGACTCGATCCAGACCATCTGGACCGAATTGCTCACCGCCGCGCCCGGTTCGGTGTCGCAGGTGCGCGAGTCGGCGGCCAAGCTCACCCGCTATGCCAAGGAGACCGGCACCTCGGTGTTCCTGGTCGGCCACGTCACCAAGGAAGGCGGCATCGCCGGCCCGCGCGTGCTCGAGCACATGGTCGACGCAGTGCTGTATTTCGAGGGCGAATCCGGTTCGCGCTTCCGCGTGCTGCGCGCGTTCAAGAACCGCTTCGGCGCGGTCAACGAACTGGGCGTGTTCGCGATGAGCGACAAGGGCCTGCGCGAAGTGCCGAACCCGTCGGCGATCTTCCTGTCCGCGCACGCGGGGCCGACTTCGGGCAGCGCCGTGATGGTCACCCGCGAGGGCACCCGGCCGCTGCTGGTGGAGGTACAGGCGCTGGTCGATCAGTCCTCGCTGGGCAACCCGCGCCGGGTCACCCTGGGGCTGGAGCAGAACCGGCTGGCGATGTTGCTGGCCGTGCTGCACCGGCATGGCGGCGTGGCGGCCTACGACCAGGACGTGTTCGTCAACGTGGTCGGCGGCATCCGCGTGCAGGAAACCGCCGCCGACCTGCCGGTGCTGCTGGCGGTACTGTCGTCCCTGCGCGACCGGCCACTGCCGGAGCACACCATCGCCTTCGGCGAAGTCGGCCTGTCCGGCGAGATCCGCCCGGTGCCGAACGGCGAGGAGCGCCTGAAGGAAGCTGCCCATCACGGCTTCCGCCGCGCCATCGTGCCGAAGGCGAACGCGCCGAAGAAGGGTCGCGTCGGCGAGATGGAGGTGGTCGGGGTGGAGCGCTTGAGCGAGGCGATCGACGCCTGCCGCTGAACGTTGCCGCTACATCCCCCGGTGCAGAATCAGTTCCAGCACCGCCTTGCTGCCGAAGAACGCCAGCATCAGCACGGCCATCCCGATCAGGGTCAGGTTGACTGCGCGCGCGCCGCGCCAGCCGTGCCGCCAGCGGCCGTACAGCAGCACGCCGAACACCAGCCAGGCGCCGATCGACAGCACGGTCTTGTGCGCCAGGTGCTGGCCGAACAGGTTGTCGACGAACAGCACGCCGGTGAGCAGGGTCAGCGTAAGCAGCACGAAGCCGGCGCTGATCAGGCGGAACAGCAGGGTTTCGGTCAGGGTCAGCGGCGGCAGCGCGCGCAGCCAGCGGCCGAACTGGCGATGGCGCAACGCCCGCTCCTGGAGCGCCAGCAGGATCGCCAGCGCCGCGGCGATCGACAGCACGCCGAACGCGAGCAGGGCCACCGTCACGTGCAACTTGATCTGCCAGTCCATCGGCTGCGGCAGGGTGGGCGGCGCCAGGAAGCCATCCAGCGCGAGCAGCGCGGCGGTCAGCGGGAACACGATGACGCCGAGCGCGGCGACCGGACGCGAGGCATTCACCAGCAGGGTCAGTGCCGAGACGACGAACGCGACCAGCGACAGCGCGGCGAAGAAGTGCAGGTCCAGCGCGCCGCGGTGCATGCCCAGCAGGATGCCGGCGTGGATCAGCACGGCGCTGCCGGCCAGCACCAGCGCCAGCCGGTTCAGCGGTTGCCCGCCGCCCAGCAGCGGGCGCGCCAGCCCGGCAGCGGCGGCGAGATAGAGCACGATGGCGAGTAGGGCAAGAACGTGGAGGGTCATGGCCGCGCAGTGTCGCACAGGGTCGTGCCGGCATGCATGCGGAGCGGAGCGATCCGTCCGCTATAATCGGCCACTTTCCCGTTTGCCGGTTTCGCCATGTTCGAGTCGCTCAGCCAACGCCTTTCCACCACCGTCAATCGCCTGCGCGGTCGCGGCCGGCTGACCGAGGAGAACATCCGCGAAGCCCTGCGCGAGGTGCGCATCGCGCTGCTGGAGGCGGACGTGGCGCTGCCGGTGGTGCAGGCGCTGATCCAGCGCATCAAGGTACGCGCGGTCGGCCAGGACGTGACCAAGAGCCTGTCGCCGGGCCAGGCGCTGATCAAGGTGGTCAGCGACGAGCTGACCGTGGTGATGGGCACTGCCAACACCGAGCTGAACCTGGCCCAGCAGCCGCCGGCCGTGGTGCTGATGGCCGGCCTGCAGGGCGCCGGCAAGACCACCACGGTGGCCAAGCTGGCGCGATTGCTGACCGAGCGCAAGAAGAAAAAGGTGATGGTGGTCAGCTGCGACGTCTACCGCCCGGCCGCCATCGAGCAGTTGCGCACGCTGGCCGAGCAGGTCGGGGTGAAGTTCTTCCCGTCCGCGGCGGGTCAGGATCCGGTGCAGATCGCCAGGGACGCGATCGCCGCTGCGCGGCGCGAGGTGGTCGATGTGCTGCTGGTCGATACCGCCGGCCGCCTGCACGTGGACGAGGCGATGATGGCCGAGATCAAGGCGCTGCACGCCGCGGTCACGCCGATCGAGACCCTGTTCGTGGTCGATTCGATGACCGGCCAGGACGCCGCCAACACCGCCAAGGCATTCAACGAGGCGCTGCCGCTGACCGGCGTGATCCTGACCAAGACCGACGGCGACGCCCGCGGCGGTGCCGCGCTGTCGGTGCGCTACGTCACCGGCAAGCCGATCAAGTTCCTCGGCGCCGGCGAGAAGAGCGACGCGCTGGAACCGTTCCACCCGGATCGTCTGGCCCAGCGCATCCTCGGCATGGGCGACGTGCTGTCGCTGGTCGAGGAGGTCGAGCGCAAGGTCGACCAGGACAAGGCGCAGAAGCTGGCCCAGAAGGTGATGAAGGGCAAGCGCTTCGACCTGAACGACATGAAGGACCAGTTGGAGCAGATGGGCAACATGGGCGGCCTGGCCGGCCTGATGGACAAGCTGCCCGGCGTGTCCAGCCTGCCGGACAGCGTCAAATCGAAAGTGAACGATGGCGAGATGAAGCGCATGATCGCGATCATCAGCTCGATGACGAAGAAGGAGCGCCGCCATCCGGATCTGCTGAACGGCTCGCGCCGCGCCCGCGTGGCGCGCGGTTCAGGCACCCAGCCGGCCGACGTCAACCGCCTGCTGAAGCAGTACATGCAGATGGAAAAGATGATGTCCAAGCTGTCCAAGGGTGGCAGCAAGGGCCTGCTGCGGCAGATGCGCGGAGCCATGAAGGGCATGGGCGGCATGGGCGGGCTGCCGCCGATGCGCTGAGGGCGGCGGCGCAGTCCGAGGCTGCTTTTCCGATGCCCTATTCCCTTTTCCCGATTACGCCCCTAAAATACCCCGTTTACCGCGCACGACTCTCGTGCGCCTGCCGCTGATTCGGCAATTCTGGAGTTTTACCATGGTCAAGATTCGTCTTTCGCGCGGTGGCGCCAAGGGCCGTCCGTTCTACCACGTCGTCGTGACCGATCAGCGCAACAAGCGCGACGGCCGCAACATCGAGAACGTGGGCTTCTACAACCCGGTCGCGGCGGGCAAGGACAAGCGCCTTGAGCTGAACATCGCGCGCGTGCAGGAGTGGGTCGGCAAGGGTGCCCAGTTGACCGACAAGGTCGCCGCCCTGGTCAAGGAAGCCGGCAAGCAGCAGGCTGCCTGAAGTGGCGGCAGCCGGTCGGCGCGTCCTGATCGGACGCATCGTCGGGCTGTATGGCGTGCAGGGCTGGCTGAAGATCGAATCCTTCGCCGAGCCGCGCATGCGCATCTTCGACTACCAGCCGTGGCTGCTCGGTGCAGCGCCCGGCACGGAGACGCAGGTCAGCGGAGTGAAGGGTCGTGCGCAGGGCAAGGGCATGGTGGCCCATCTGCCCGGGGTGGACGACCGGGAGCAGGCAGCGGCGCTGGTCGGTGCCGACATCCATGTCGCCCGCGAGCAGCTGCCGCCGCCGGCGCAAGGCGAGTATTACTGGGTCGATCTCGAAGGACTTGAGGTCGTCACCACGGAAGGCGTGAAGCTGGGGCGGGTCAGTCACCTGTTCGCCACCGGTGCCAACGATGTCGTGGTGGTGAGGGACGGCGAGCGCGAGCGCGAGCGCGAGCGCGAGCGGCTGGTCCCCTTCGTCCAGGGTTCGTATGTGCGTTCGGTGGACTTGTCCGCAGGGCGCATGGTGGTGGACTGGGATCCCGAGTTCTGACGTCGCCGGGTCGCGGGCTGAGGGGGTCGAGGATCATGCGCATCGATGTCGTCAGCCTGTTTCCCGACTTCGTGCGCCAGTGCGCCGCCGTCGGTGTGGTGGGACGCGCGCAGCAACGCGAGCTGCTGCAGGTGGAAACCTGGAACCCGCGCGACTACGCCACCGACAAGCACCGCAGCGTGGACAGCGGCTCGTATGGCGGCGGTCCCGGGATGGTGATGATGATCGAGCCGTTGCGCACGACCCTGGCGGCCATGCGCGCGGCGGCACCGGAACCGGTGCATCTGGTTTATCTCAGTCCGCAGGGAGTGCGGCTGACGCAGGGCCGGGTGGAGGCGCTGGCGAAGTTGCCGCGCATCGCTCTGCTCTGCGGGCGTTACGAAGGTGTGGACGAGCGTCTGCTGGCGCACGAGGTCGACGAGGAGCTTTCCATCGGCGATTATGTGCTGTCCGGCGGCGAGCTCGCCGCGGCGGTGGTCATCGACGCGGTGGGGCGCTTGCAGGAAGGTGCGTTGCACGATGCACAGTCGGCCGAACAGGATTCGTTCGCTGACGGCCTGCTGGATTGCCCGCACTATGCGAGGCCGGTGCACGATGCACTGGGTAGCGTGCCGGACGTGCTGCTGTCCGGCGACCACGCGGCAATTGCCCGCTGGCGCCTGAAGCAGTCGCTGGGACGCACCTGGTTGCGCCGCCCGGACTTGTTGTCACAGCGTGGACTGGATGCGGCATCCCGGGCCTTGCTGGATGAATTCCGCCGCGAACATGCCCAAGCCGGGCGTTTGCGGCAAGACGATGCGGCCGAATGACGACCGCAGCATTGATATCGCTGAAGTGAACCGACAGGTGCGCCATGAACAAGATCATTGAACAGTTCGAATCCGAGCAGATCACCCGCCAGCTGCCGGAATTCAGCCCCGGCGACACCGTGGTGGTCAACGTCAAGGTGAAGGAAGGCAACCGCGAGCGCGTGCAGGCGTTCGAGGGCATCGTCATCGCCAAGCGCAGCCGCGGCCTGCATTCGGCCTTCACCGTGCGCAAGATCTCGCATGGCACCGGCGTGGAGCGCGTGTTCCAGGCGCACAGCCCGGCCATCGACTCGGTGACCGTGAAGCGCAGGGGCAAGGTGCGCGGCGCCAAGCTGTACTACCTGCGTGGCCTGGAAGGCAAGGCCGCCCGCATCAAGGAAGACGTCGCCGCCGCCGCCGCCGCCAAGGCGAACGCGAAGGCTGCCGCCGCCGAGTAATCCGCTGCGCCATCGCTGCATGAAAAACCCGCGGAGCGATCCGCGGGTTTT encodes:
- the ffh gene encoding signal recognition particle protein, translating into MFESLSQRLSTTVNRLRGRGRLTEENIREALREVRIALLEADVALPVVQALIQRIKVRAVGQDVTKSLSPGQALIKVVSDELTVVMGTANTELNLAQQPPAVVLMAGLQGAGKTTTVAKLARLLTERKKKKVMVVSCDVYRPAAIEQLRTLAEQVGVKFFPSAAGQDPVQIARDAIAAARREVVDVLLVDTAGRLHVDEAMMAEIKALHAAVTPIETLFVVDSMTGQDAANTAKAFNEALPLTGVILTKTDGDARGGAALSVRYVTGKPIKFLGAGEKSDALEPFHPDRLAQRILGMGDVLSLVEEVERKVDQDKAQKLAQKVMKGKRFDLNDMKDQLEQMGNMGGLAGLMDKLPGVSSLPDSVKSKVNDGEMKRMIAIISSMTKKERRHPDLLNGSRRARVARGSGTQPADVNRLLKQYMQMEKMMSKLSKGGSKGLLRQMRGAMKGMGGMGGLPPMR
- the rpsP gene encoding 30S ribosomal protein S16; its protein translation is MVKIRLSRGGAKGRPFYHVVVTDQRNKRDGRNIENVGFYNPVAAGKDKRLELNIARVQEWVGKGAQLTDKVAALVKEAGKQQAA
- the rimM gene encoding ribosome maturation factor RimM (Essential for efficient processing of 16S rRNA) gives rise to the protein MAAAGRRVLIGRIVGLYGVQGWLKIESFAEPRMRIFDYQPWLLGAAPGTETQVSGVKGRAQGKGMVAHLPGVDDREQAAALVGADIHVAREQLPPPAQGEYYWVDLEGLEVVTTEGVKLGRVSHLFATGANDVVVVRDGERERERERERLVPFVQGSYVRSVDLSAGRMVVDWDPEF
- the trmD gene encoding tRNA (guanosine(37)-N1)-methyltransferase TrmD, translated to MRIDVVSLFPDFVRQCAAVGVVGRAQQRELLQVETWNPRDYATDKHRSVDSGSYGGGPGMVMMIEPLRTTLAAMRAAAPEPVHLVYLSPQGVRLTQGRVEALAKLPRIALLCGRYEGVDERLLAHEVDEELSIGDYVLSGGELAAAVVIDAVGRLQEGALHDAQSAEQDSFADGLLDCPHYARPVHDALGSVPDVLLSGDHAAIARWRLKQSLGRTWLRRPDLLSQRGLDAASRALLDEFRREHAQAGRLRQDDAAE
- a CDS encoding cytochrome C assembly family protein; this encodes MTLHVLALLAIVLYLAAAAGLARPLLGGGQPLNRLALVLAGSAVLIHAGILLGMHRGALDLHFFAALSLVAFVVSALTLLVNASRPVAALGVIVFPLTAALLALDGFLAPPTLPQPMDWQIKLHVTVALLAFGVLSIAAALAILLALQERALRHRQFGRWLRALPPLTLTETLLFRLISAGFVLLTLTLLTGVLFVDNLFGQHLAHKTVLSIGAWLVFGVLLYGRWRHGWRGARAVNLTLIGMAVLMLAFFGSKAVLELILHRGM
- the rplS gene encoding 50S ribosomal protein L19 encodes the protein MNKIIEQFESEQITRQLPEFSPGDTVVVNVKVKEGNRERVQAFEGIVIAKRSRGLHSAFTVRKISHGTGVERVFQAHSPAIDSVTVKRRGKVRGAKLYYLRGLEGKAARIKEDVAAAAAAKANAKAAAAE
- the radA gene encoding DNA repair protein RadA; its protein translation is MAKAKTAYVCTDCGAEHPKWQGSCAECGAWNTLSEIVLAPASAAKPSVGAQRSSYAGAAAGAPRITPLTAVALTTEARTLTGIGELDRVLGGGLVEGSVVLIGGDPGIGKSTLLLQMLGMLGAHLSSVYVTGEESLAQVAARAQRLGLPLEPLQALAETCMERILEQAAAMRPRVLVIDSIQTIWTELLTAAPGSVSQVRESAAKLTRYAKETGTSVFLVGHVTKEGGIAGPRVLEHMVDAVLYFEGESGSRFRVLRAFKNRFGAVNELGVFAMSDKGLREVPNPSAIFLSAHAGPTSGSAVMVTREGTRPLLVEVQALVDQSSLGNPRRVTLGLEQNRLAMLLAVLHRHGGVAAYDQDVFVNVVGGIRVQETAADLPVLLAVLSSLRDRPLPEHTIAFGEVGLSGEIRPVPNGEERLKEAAHHGFRRAIVPKANAPKKGRVGEMEVVGVERLSEAIDACR